The DNA window GGAGCAGTGCACCCTGTGCGAGGTAAGAGTAGGCATCACGACTGAACATGGGAACTGCCAACAGGAGCGGTGCTGTCCACGCAGGTACGACCCATCCGATCTCCCGCACGGTGGTTCTTCCGCCGAGGGTCGCGCGCCCGAGTCGGACCCAGGCCACGATCATCAGAACGACGCCGAGCCAGACGAGGATGCTGGACAGGATTAGACCGTGGCCGAAACGAAGCCAGGACAGATGCATGGCTTCGAGCAGCGGGTCCTGACGCCTCACGCTGCCTGCGCCGAAGCCGCCGAAGGTGATGAGTGCGGCGCCGACCATTCCCAGAACCGCGGCGTGCCCCTCAGGGCTGCGCAAGAAAAGGGACAGATGCCGAAGGGAGGACTTGCTCGGTTCTGTGGAGGGAGACGCGGTGTCGCGAGTCGGGTCGGATCCGGCCGTGCCGGATGCTGCAGGACCCTGGACCGAGGACATCGCGGTATTCATCCTCCTTTCGGTCTCGCGCGGTGATGGCGTACGACGGATGAACGGGAGGTTCACAGTCGATGGCCGCAGTCAGTTTAGTGGGTAGACCTCGTGGATCCGAACCATCCCGGTGACCGCCGGAATGTCACGGTGTGCCGCAGATGCGCTCCGCAGCCAGTTTGCCCGACACGAGGACGGTCGGCACGCCGACCCCTGGTGTCGTGGCCGATCCGGCCAGCACCACATTGTCGAGACCGGGAACGATGTTGTGTCTGCGGAACGGGCCTGTCTGGCGGAAGACGTGAGCCGAGGAGAACGGGCTACCGAGGAGCATTCCGCGGTCGGCCCACGTCTGCGGGGTGTCCACGCGATCCACGGTCATGGTCGTTACGTCGAGGTACCCACGCCGCTCCAGTTCCTGCTGAAGTTCGCGTACGTACGGATCCTGCAGTCGAGGCCAATCGAATGGTGCACTGCCTAGGTTCGGGCACGGTGCCAGTACAGACACCGGCTCGCAGGGCTCGCCGCCACGTTCGAGAAGAAGCGAGGCGTCGGACACTGCGGGTCGAGTGATCAGCAGCGAAGGATCTGCCATGAGGGCTCCCCGCCCCCGGCGAGCTGTGATCCGCGCGAACGTCGACGCCCATTCCGCACCGAAGTCGATCGTGTGATGCGATTTCGATGGCCACGTGTCGGTGATGCGAGTGGGGACCGTTCCGTGAAACACGACGGCGGAGGGTGACACGGTTCCGTATCCACGTCGTCGACCGCGAGTCGACACACCCGCACCGTCGAGCAAGGCGTCGACGACCGGTAGATCCGGAGTCAGGACAACCGCGTCGCACAGGTGGTCGACACCAACGTTCGTACGTACTGCAGTTGCTCTCCCTCCCTCGACCCGAATGTCGGACACGGATGCACCGGTGATCACAGTCCCACCGTTGCGGGTCACAGCATCGGCCATCGCTGCAGCAATGGAAGCCATGCCACCTTCCGGGAAGTACACCCCGAGCGAGGTATCCATGTGGGCGATCGCCCCATAGACGGCAAGTGCCTTGGCGGGGGCCATACCTGCGTAGAGCGCTTGAAACGTGAAGACGCGGCGCAACCGCTCGTCCTTCAAGAACGTCTCCACTCGTGGACCGAGTCGGCCGAAACCACCGAGCCGGGTGAGGGTGAGAGTGTCGCGCAAAGCAGCAGGCGAAGAGACGAGGTCGAGTGGAGAGTCGAAGTTGGAATCGATGTAGCGATCGAACTCCGCATCGAAGATCGATGCCAGCCACTGCCGAAGCGATCGATATCCCTCTGCTTCTTCAGCGCCACACTTCTTTGCGACTTCCTCGGCCATCGCGTCGGGGTCGGAATAGACGTCGATGGAGGTGCCGTCGGCGTAACGCGTGTGGTAACTCGGCGACAGCGCACTCAGCGAGATCTTCGGCGAGACCGTATCGAAGGACTCTCCGACGGCGGCGAGAGCCGATTCGATCAGATTGGGCATCGTGAGAACGCTTGCACCGTTGTCGATCTCGTAGAGGACGGAACCTTCGTCGTCGGGCACGGGATACACCCCGACTCGTCCGCCGACTGTGTCCTCCCGCTCGAGGACGGTGACTTTTCTGCCCGCCCCGATGAGGTGCAGGGCAGCCGAGAGCCCTGCGAGGCCCGCCCCTACCACCACGATGGAGTCGGTCTGTCCGCTGAGGGAGCGCACGTCGGCCTTTCGTCGTTTCGAGCCGGTCAAAGTGTCAGTACGTTCGCTGAGTTGCGGCGATTGCCATGTGGCGCAGCTGACTCGCTGCCTGCGGTTCCACGTCACCGGCTTCCAGCGTCGCCATCGCCCGGTCGGTCAGGTGCGAGATGCGCTGCTCCACATCGTCGACGGCTCCCACCTCGGTCAGGGCCGCCCGTACCCGGCCGATTCCGTCCTCGTCGAGGTCCGCGTCGCCGAGGCTTGTCCGCAACAGCGTCGCGGATCGAGGATCGGCCTCGTCCGCACGGGACATCCCCGTCGCCATCAGGACGGTCCGCTTACCCTCACGGATGTCGTCACCGGATGGCTTTCCGGTGACCGTAGGGTCGCCGAACACTCCGAGCAGATCGTCTCGAAGCTGGAATGCGAGACCGATGTCCGTGCCGAACGAGCGGTATGCGGAGATGAGCTCGGGGGATGCGTCGGCAAGGACTGCGCCGAGGTGTAGCGGGCGCTCCACTGTGTATGCGGCGGTCTTGTAGCGGTTCACCCTCATCGCAGCGTCCACCGACTCGTCCAGACCGGCCTCCGCCTCGATGTCGAGCAGCTGACCACCGAGTACCTCGGTTCGCATCGCCGACCACACAGGTGAGACCCGCGCGGCTGCATCGGAGTCGATCCCGGACTCACGCAGCATGTCGTCGGCCCAGCACAAGGCGAGATCGCCCAGCAAAATCGCAGCGGATTCGCCGAAGCGGGCGGAGGAGCCGGACCACCCTGCATTACGATGGCGGTCGGCGAAGCCGATGTGGATGGTTGGAAACCCGCGCCGGGTGATCGAGGCATCGATGATGTCGTCGTGAATCAGCGCGCACGCCTGAACCAGTTCGAGTGCCGAGCACGCACGGATCACTGGAACCGCCTGATCGCTCGCGGGGTCACCGCCTGCACCGAGCCACGCGGTCCAGGCGAAGGCAGGTCGGATGCGTTTGCCGCCGCGGAGGACGAATTCGGTCAGCTCCTCGACTGCTGACGCGTAGCCACCACCCACCACAGCAACATGTTCGCTTCTGGATTCGAAGAACTCGTTCAGTGCCGACTCGACGAGTTCTCGCGGTGTCGATGTGCCACCCGCGACAGCGGTGAGGAGTCGGACGCGTTGGTCAGTGGATTGAGCCGTGGTCAGTTTCCCGGACAGGAGATCCTCCAGTCGATCCGAAAGTGCGAGATGCAGTTCAACTTTAGCGTCCGGCGCCGCACGGCACCGTCGGTGCCGGGCCCTCGTCGCCGGTGTCTGCAGGGGAACCTATGATGAGTCGGTGACATTCGATGCCGTCAGGGGGCGGTCGAGCGACGGGTGGGAGACTCGAACTCCCTCCATAGTCGACCGTCTACGCACTGACGCGTCGGCGCCGATTCCTTTTTCGGTGGAGTTCTCACCCCCTCGAGACGAAGCCGCAGAGGCCAGACTGTGGCGAGCGGTGCGCGAGTTCGAGCAGATGCGGCCCGCGTTCGTGTCCATGACCTACGGCGCCGGTGGGTCGACGCGCGACCGAACAGTTCGCGTCACCGGACAGATCGCAGAAGAAACGACTCTGCTGCCTGTCGCCCACCTCACCGCGGTGTCGCACAGTGTCGACGAGCTCCGGTCGATGGTCGGCGCATATGCGGACCGCGGCATCTCCAACATTCTGGTCCTTCGCGGCGACCCACCGGGTGATCCCCTCGGACACTGGGAGAAGCACCCGCACGGTGTGGAGTACGCGGAGGAGCTGGTCAGTCTCGTCCGAGACCTGGGCGACTTCCATGTCGGCGTTGCGTCGTTCCCCGAGGGGCACTATCGGGCGGTCGATCTCGACCAGGACACGCGAGTGCTGGTGGACAAGCTTCGCGCTGGCGCCGAGTACTCGATCACGCAGATGTTCTTCGATGTCGACGACTACCTGCGCCTCCGCGATCGAGTGGTGGCGTGCGATCCGGAGCAGGGCGCGAAGCCCATCATTCCGGAGATCATGCCGATCACATCGCTGCGTACCGTCCGTCGTGCACTCGCACTGTCCGGTTCCGCACTGCCCAAGTCGCTCGACGACCGGTTCACTGCGGCAGCAGGGACCGGGGCGGAGGAAGACCGAGCAGCGGTGCGCGAAGTCGGCATCGCCCTGGCGACCGAAATGGGCGAGCGTCTCATCGCCGAGGGTGCTCCGGCGCTGCACTTCATCACGTTGAACTTCGCGCGGGCCACTCGTGAGGTTCTGACCAATCTCGGTCTCTGCGCAGCGAGGGTCTGAGCGCCCCTCGTGGTCAAGCGGGCCCGTGTCGAGGCCTCGGCAGGGGCCGGCCCTTCCAGCTGGTCGATCCGTTTCGGTGTCGTCGCACCGAGTTCACGGTGAGCGCTGCATAGATCGCGGCCGAGATCGGATGCGCACTCGAGGTGATCGTAGTCCGCAGCAGCGAGACCTCGGTACCTGATTCCGCGCGGGCGGACACCACCCGCGAGAGGACCGCGGCGAGGTAGCCGCCGATTCCCCACACTCTTGTCGCCCCCGATCCGAATACGGCAGCCACCGGAGGGGCGAGATATGCCACCGAGACTGCGCCGAGGACCGCGGCAGTTCCTGCCGGCCCACCGTACGCACTCCACAGCCAGCGCGAGTATCCGTCGCGCACAGCCGACCAGCCGTCGTACATGCGGCAACGAACGAATCCGCCGCCGGAGACCAGCACGGTGCGCTTCCCGGATCGGCGCAGTGCGCGTGCGATGTCGAGGTCCTCGGTGGGACTGTTCGCGACGGAGTCGTGGCCGCCGATCGAGCGGTAGTCCGCCGCGTCGAACATCAAGAATTGACCGCAGGACACCACCATCGACGGCATCGATGACGCGTTGGCCGCGCGCACGGGGAGCGTCGACATCCAGGAAAAGCTCAGCAACGGTTGCACGAGTGCTTCGGCGAGGGTTCCGGTCTCCTGTCTCGGCCACGGGCTGACGAGAGATGCTCGGCTGGAACGCAATTCCGCTACGGAAGCTGCAACTGCAGCCGGATCGAGTCGGACATCGGCGTCCACGAACGCTATGCAGTCGGCGGATTCGGCGACCGCGAGATCGGCGAGCTTGCGACATGCGGCCGCTTTGCCGGTCCACCCGGCAGGGGGTTCGGATACGGAACGGACGAGAAGGAACCGTGGGTCCGCTCCGATCACGGAGGCGGCGGCATCGAACGTGCCGTCGGTCGATCCGTCGTCGAGAACGATGACGCGCAGTGTGCGGCACTGGACTTGGTCACGTAGGTCGCGGAGCAGGTTGGGTAGTCTCGGGGCTTCGTTCCTGGCCGGTATGCAGACGACGACGGAGGCATCGACTTCTCCCTCGGGGCGGCTCAGCGCGCGGAGTGTGCGGGCATTGACCACGGTCGTCGCCGCGGACAAGCCGGACAGGACGGCACCGGCAACGACTGCTCGCCGCGCGAGCACCGAGACATCGATCACGCAGAAGTGTCGCGGCTCGGAACTGTTTCCGAGGTCGCCGAATCCCGGCGTCGGACGGGAGGATTGCGCGTCACCCAGGCCATCGCGCCGACGATCGCGGCAACGCCGATGGTGACACCTCCTACGATTCCCGCCCAACCCGCGAAGCTGCGTGTGTTCGGATCCGGGTAGTTGACCTCTGCACGCATCGAGGTCACTTCACCGGCGGGGAGCTTCCAAGTGATGATGTTGTCGCCGTCGCGAGTGCCGTTCGTCGTTCCGATACGAGCGGGAAAGGCAATGGTGAACTGCACGTCGGTGCCCTGGACCGGAACGGACTGCAAGTCCGCCTTACCGTCGAGAGTCACCGTGTCTCCGGACCGCTGCAGCACCAGCTGGTAGCTGCCGATCGCCTGCTCGGACATCGAACCGAGGGTCTGCACGTCACCGAAGGACAGGTCGCTGAACCGTGCCTCGCTACCGACGTACCCATCCTGTCGGTACTCGCTGATACGAATCTTGTTCGCCAGCGACGACGGAGCCGACAACTGGGGCCCAGTGTCGGAATCCGATGTAGGAATGGTCGCCGCGACAATCTGACCCGAGACCCGATCGTCGGCCGAGACGCCCATCGACACCTGCGCCCGGAGGCAACCGGTCAGCAACGGCGCGATGAACAGTGCCAGCGCGAACGCGGACAGTAGTCGGCGACGGTTACGGGATCTACCTTCACGGGATGTCGACTGCACAGCGACATCGTGCCAGACGAGCGACGACTTCGACGTCACGGAGGTGCTCAGAGCGCAGGCGTGGCCGGGCTCGATCTCCGTTCGACGATCCACGCCCACAGCAGCGGGACACCGACGACGCCCATGACGACGAACCCGTACACGGCAGAGAACCGCAGCTCGGGTCCGGTAAGTAGAACGGCATGCGCGAGCGCGGATCCGAGCCAGGTCCACACGAAGAGAACGATGGGCACGGTGTCGGACTCTTTGGGCTGCGTCCGGCGCGTCGGACGGAGCGGAGCTGCAGTGTCGCGCTCGCTGACGGACTCCAGGATTGCGGCCATCAGAAGAGCAACCAGGAACCATCCGAGGTAGTTACTGATCGGAATCGACGGCAGGCCGGGAAGTCCGGCGATCGGCGACGTCCACGTCCACTGCCCGTCGGTCACCATCTGGGTGTCGAGGTACAGGTCCCAACCGACCATGCCGATCGCAGTGAAGATCACCCGGTGGATCGCAGTCTTCGTCGGCGATGCGCCTGTTCTCTTCAACACGTAGGTCACTGCACACCAGACCGGGTAGAAACCGGCAGTCCATGCCAGCGGAACCACGGCGGGTACTCCGACGATTCCAGGCCCGAGGCGGTCGGTGGCGTAGTAATAGCTCCCAAACGGGAAGCCTGTTGCCGTTCCGATCATTTCCGCTGCCAGACCGATGCCAGCAGTGACGAGAAACATGGCAGCCGCCCACTTCGGGCCGCGCGCAACCGCGGCATGCGTGATCGCTGCCGCGGCCAGGAAGCCGACGACGGCGACAGTGACCGAATCGCGGGCCGACCCCGACACAAGCGGGTAGACGATCTGCGCGCCGATCGCACATCCGGCGAGGGCTACGACAACCTTGTTCATCGGACGCGTTCGCCGAGCCATCGACGGACACGGCCTGCGCGGCTGTCCGCAATAGCGATTCTTGCTGCGCTGCGTCCACTCGCGGCCGAGACGCCGCCACCTGGGTGAGTCGATGCGCCGGTGAGATACAGGCCGCGAGCACCAGGGACCCGGTGCTGCGCCAGCTGCGGGATCGGGCGCCACATCATCATCTGATCCAACGACATCTCGACGTGCATGATGTTGCCTCCGATCATCCCCAGTTCGCGTTCGATATCGGCGGGGGACTGGACGTGGCGGTGCAGTATCGAGTCGCGAAAGCCGGGAGCGTGCGACTCCAGCTGGTCGACGACTCGGTCGGCCTCGGTTTCGGCGAGGTCGCGTGGATGCACCCCGCTCTCGGAGGTGCGCCATCGCCTTCCTCCCGACAATGTATGCGGGTGCCATTGCGACCATAGCGAAATCTGATGCTCGCCTTCCGGGGCAACGCTGGGTTCGATTGCGGTGAAGGACATTCCGAGAACCGCCGGTTGTGGGGGCAACTCGCCGGCGAGAGCGCTGCCGTGGGCGAGCCGCAACTGGGCACGGTCACGGACGAGAAGTTGCAGGCCGGAGGTCGCAGACTCGGCACCCGGGTACCGGGGGAGTGCTGAGGTTGCGAGCCGTACAGCCATCCCGAGTCCCGGGCCGACGCGGATTCCACGACGCCATGATTCGATCTGTCTTCGATCGTGACCACCGGCCGCCAGGAGGTCCAACGTGGTCAGAATGTGACATCCCGCGACGATCATCTTGCTACGAACCATGCGTCCCGATCGGGTTCGCGTAGTCCAGTGGCCAGAGGAGGGCGTCAACGATTCGACGCCGTCGTCGACCGTGACCTGGCCGCCGTCCGACTGCAGCTTCGATACGAGCGCCTCGACCAGTGCGCCGCTGCCACCGACCGCGCGTGCTGGCGGGACAGTGTGCATCAGGGCGGCGAACCCGACCATCGGAGCTGTACCCGGCTCGGACATCGGTGGACCTGATTGCGCACCGAACCACGCCAGCGCGGCCTTGAGTCGTTCGGACGAGAACGCCTCGTCGAGCAGGGCGTCGCCGGTTGTCAGGAATTCGCGGGACAAGGCACTGCCGCCGGACGGGGCGTCGAGTCCCCAGAACGAGCGAAGTAGATTCCCGCCTGTCGGTGGCGCCGAGAATGCTCGCATCGTCCGCGCGCTACGTGGTCCCCATTTGTCGACGAATCGGCGGTAAGCGCGAGCATCGGCACCGCCGCACGCGCGCGCCACGGATTCGCACGTGGCGTCGAGGTCTCGGTGAAAGACGATGGCGGGCTCATCCGTTCCCGGTGCACCCGGCGCGAATGCCCACGGGTCGCATTCGATGTACCGCAACCCGTGGTCGGAGAGTCCTAATTCTTCGATGACCCCGGTATGTCGAACCATGATGTGCGCCGAGGAACCCCTGTCGACGCGATGGCCGGGAAAACGCTCGACCGAGGAGACTCCGCCGCCCATGATCGAATCCTTCTCGAGGACCTCGACGGACAATCCTGCAGCGGCGAGGTAGCAGGCTGAGGTCAGGGCGTTGTGGCCGGAGCCAACAACCACAACGTCGATCACCGCTCCAGGCTATAGGTCACTGCCGAACAACGAGGTGGAGGCTCATTCGAACGGCAATGCGCGAGCGAGGACGGCGAACGGCCGCCGATCTCCGGCGAATGTGAAATTTCGTAGAACGTCCTCGAAACCAAGTCTGCGGTACAGGCGCCAGGCGCGATTGTTCTCGCCCTCGACCTCGGGTGTGGACAGCAGCACGCTGCGTTCGGGCCGGTCGGAGAGCAGACGGCGGGTCAATGCGTCGCCGAGTCCGTGTCCCTGAGCGCTCGGAGACACATGTAGCTCGGTCAGCTCGAAGTAGTCGGCGAGGATGAAGTCGGCGTGCTCAGCACTTGCTCCCGACCTCAGCAAGCCGTCTCGGACTTGTTGATGCCACCACTGATGGCGCGCTCCTCGGTACCCGTATGCGACGGCCACGAGCGGTGACTCCTCGGTGGGGAGGATGGCGCCGACGCCCCGCCACCCGGGTCGCAGCACGTGTTCGGACCACATCGGCGCACGGTGGTATTCGGTGCCCTGTGGGTATCCCATCGCGTCGACATAGATCGCCAGCGCCTCGGGGAGTCGTCGGCGGATCTCCTGGGCGGACAGATCGACCAGGTACGGGGTCGTTTCCGCATCGGTAGCGACTGTTCTCAACCTTTCCTTGACTACTTGTCGGTGTGCACAGCTATATTGAATATGTCGAACGGATGTTCGATGTCGGTGATCCGGCGATGAACCCGAGGGAAGCGGGGCTCGCCGGATTCCGACCATAGATCGTCGTCGACGTCCGGACGTGTCGGATCTAGCAGTACCGAACGGCGACTCCAACGGGAGGTGTTCGAGTATGGCCACGAAAGTTCTTGCCGAAATGCGTCCGCCGGTGTCGCCGCGCGCGCGAGTCCTACTGGGCCGAGCGGATGTATTGCTGTCCGGCTCTGTCGGCGCGGACACCGTCTCCGATCAATTTCTCGATTGCTACATGGCTGCTTTGCGGGGTGCTGCCGCGATCCTGGAGGCGGCGCCGATCTCCACCTCGCGCGCCCGGTCGCGTAGCGCGTGGGTGCTCCTGGCCAAGGCAGCTCCTGAACTCGAATCCTGGGCCGAGTACTTCTCTGGGTTCTCCTCCACGAGGGCTGCGTTGCAAGCTGGTGTGTCACGTTCGATCGACGCGAGCGCAGCGGACGAGTTCTACCGGGAGGTCGGGCGATTCCTTCATCTTGTCGAGGACTTCATCGGTGCCGAGTCTCGGTTGGACCGAGTGGCGTCCTATCCACGATCGATGTCGGCGTAATTCGTTCCGAAGTGGTGTGTTCGGTAGCCCCTGATGTCGAATCGGCCTCCCGAGGTTCGCCAGAAGCATCCGGTTCTTGGGTGGGACTTGATCGCTGTACAGGGAAAATTTGGACATTCTCAGGAACACATCGACCGAGTAGGTGGTAAGCAGTCGATTCTGCTCGTATTATTGACAACAGGTAGCCGCCAAGGTCAGCTTCCCGTCGTTTCGCACCCGAAATGACTTTCAATATCTGTGCAGGGGGAGGTACCGTGCCACTCTCCGAGCACGAGCAGCGCATGCTCGACCAGATCGAGAGCGCTCTCTACGCCGAGGATCCCAAATTCGCGTCTCACGTGAGAAGCGGCCGTATGCGTACGGCTTCGAGCAAGCGTCGCTTTCAAGCGGCAGCTTTGTTCGTTTTGGGGCTTGTTTTACTTGTTGCCGGGTTGGCGCTGCCGTTCAAGCCCGGCGGATTCCCGGTCGTCAGTCTCGTCGGCTTCGCCTTCATGTTCGGGGCCGGGGTTCTGTTTCTACTCGGTGGGCCTGGGAAGGGCGGATCAGCACCACAGGAAGACGCTGCGTCGAGCGGCGCAGCCGACTCCAAGAGTTCGGGCCAGAAGTCCAAGCCCAAGCCCGGGCGCAAAGGTGGCGGTTTCACATCGCGGATGGAGGATCGTTTCCGACGGCGATTCGAACAAGAGTAGTCGGCCCAGCTCGGCCGACTGCAACCGTCGCTAGGCGACATACAAGAAGCATGAAGTACATATCGGGTGCTCGGTAGCGAGCGCCAAGCTACAAGCACCAAACCACGAGAGCGGTGCCTACCTACGGGTAGGCACCGCTCTCGTGGTTTCTGTGTCTGCGTCCGGTGCGCGGTGCGGTGACACCTTCTGATTCAGGCACCTTCTCCCACCCGTCCCCACTCGATGGCGACGCGGAACCCCTCATCCCCACTTTCACCCACCCGAACTACGTGTTGCGGCCGTCGATATGCAGAACGAGCCTATGAGCTGGAGTTTTGCGTGTTGGGCCGATGGCACGTTGCCAGGCATCGAGTGGCTGAGCCGCTGCAGGGAAAAGTTTCTCCACAATGAACCACTATGCTGACCTGGAGATTTTGGTGCAGGTCCCAAGATTTCCCTCTCGTCGGGATTGAAAGTGGGGGAAAGTGGGGTAAAGTGGTGACAGCGGAGAGAGTGGGAGGTGTCGAGTGTTTCTCGGTACCTACACGCCCAAGCTCGACGAGAAAGGTCGGCTCACGTTGCCGGCGAAGTTTCGCGAGGCGTTGGAGGACGGAGTGATGGTGAGCAAAGGGCAGGATCACAGCCTCGCCATCTACACCCGAGAGGCCTTCGCCGAGAAGGTCAGGAAGCTGACCGAAGCATCACGCTCCAATCCGGTTGCCCGCTCGTACATACGGCAATTGGGTGCAGGTACAGACGAGCAGAAGCTCGATGGGCAGGGACGCATCACTCTCAGTCCCGACCATCGGCGGTATGCGGATCTGGAACGCAATGTCGTCGTGAACGGTTCGATCGAGTTCATCGAAATCTGGAACGACGAGGCTTGGGCTCGCTACTCGGCCGAGAGTGAGCAGAGCTTCTCGGACGCGATGGACGAGTCCTTGGAAGGAATCTTGTAGCCCGCCTTCGGTCACCAGTCGAGTGCCGCGAGGCCTCTGCCCGATCAGAACCCTGACGTTCTTCCCCAACGCCAGGTTTCGAAGATCAGGACCCTGACGTTCTTCCCCAACGCCAGGTTCCTATCGGACAGGGACCTCGAAGCATTCGACACCATCATCTTTTCTACTGCGCGTCGAGCCGGCGGACGCGCAGAAGCTCGACCGGGAGGAATCATTGTGGAAGGCGAATCGACATCGCCCGTCCCGGATAGCGCTCCCCGGAAGTCCGGAGCAGCCGGAAGCTCGGAGCCCAAACACATTCCAGTGCGCCTCGAGCGCGCGGACCAATTGCTCGGCCCGGCGCTGACCGCTGCAGTCGATCTCGGCGAATCGCCGGTGATGATCGACGCCACCCTCGGTCTCGGTGGGCACTCGGAGCACTTTCTTCGGTCGTATCCAACTGTGCGGCTCATCGGACTCGATCGCGATCCCGACGCCCTCGAACGGGCGCGAGCTCGACTGTCCGAGTTCTCGGACAGAACGACTTTCGTGCATACGACATACGACGGAATCGCTGACGCGCTGGAAAACGCTGGGCTCGAGTCGATCGATTCGGTGCACGCCATCCTGTTCGACCTTGGTGTCTCCTCGATGCAGCTCGACGAGGCGGACCGAGGTTTTGCGTATTCCGTCGATGCTCCGCTGGACATGCGCATGGACCCGACCGTCGGTCTCACGGCCGCAGATGTGCTCAACACGTACACCCATGGAGAGATTGCGCGAGTGCTCAGCACCTACGGCGAGGAACGCTTCGCGGGTCGTATCGCGTCGGCGATTCTTCGGCGGCGTGAATCGGAGCCGTTCACTACCAGTGCGGCTTTGGTGGAACTGCTCTACGCATCCATTCCAGCAGCCACGCGGCGTACGGGTGGGCATCCGGCGAAGCGAACCTTCCAGGCATTGCGGATCGAAGTGAACGGCGAACTCGATTCGCTGGAAACAGCGGTACCTGCCGGTCTCGACGCGTTGACCGTAGGCGGACGGGTGGTGTTCATGTCGTATCAGTCGCTCGAAGACCGGGTCGTGAAGAAGGAACTGGCCCCGCGGGTCAAATCCCGTAGCCCGGAGGGTCTTCCAGTCGAGCTCCCGGGAATGGGTCCGGAGTTCCGGCTCCTGACCAAGGGCGCGGAACGCGCGTCCGAGCAAGAGATAGAAGAGAACCCGCGTTCGGCACCTGTGCGCTTGCGCGCCGCCGAGCGAATTGCGAGGAGATCGGCATGACAATTACCTCGAGTTCGCCGCGTACGAAGCGTCGGCCCCGGTCCAACGGATCCACGCCAGGATCTTCTCGCTCAGGAGCCGCCGCCCGTGCATACGAGCGTCGGCAGCAGCGTGCCATATCGCTTGGTGGAGAATCGGTTTCCAATAGTCATGCAACTGCGCGCACCGGACTGTCGACCACGGCAATCACTGCGCGCATCCCGTTCGTGGCATTGATCATCGGTTTGTTGTCGCTCGGTCTTGGCTTGACTCTGCTGCTCACGACGAGATCGGCGGGGGACTCGTACGACCTCTCGGAAGCCAAGTCGCAGAACGAGCGTCTCGTGCAGGAACGCGCTTCCCTGCAGCGTGATGTCGAGCTGGCCGACTCCGCACCCGAGTTGGCGCGCAAAGCTGCTGAACAAGGCATGATCCCGGCGTTGAACGCTGCCCGGATCGTCGTGGGTGAAGACGGAGCGATTCAGGTGGTAGGTACTCCAGCCCCTGCGCAGGGCAACCCTGTCGCCCCGTTG is part of the Rhodococcus sovatensis genome and encodes:
- the mraZ gene encoding division/cell wall cluster transcriptional repressor MraZ gives rise to the protein MFLGTYTPKLDEKGRLTLPAKFREALEDGVMVSKGQDHSLAIYTREAFAEKVRKLTEASRSNPVARSYIRQLGAGTDEQKLDGQGRITLSPDHRRYADLERNVVVNGSIEFIEIWNDEAWARYSAESEQSFSDAMDESLEGIL
- the rsmH gene encoding 16S rRNA (cytosine(1402)-N(4))-methyltransferase RsmH, with the translated sequence MPVRLERADQLLGPALTAAVDLGESPVMIDATLGLGGHSEHFLRSYPTVRLIGLDRDPDALERARARLSEFSDRTTFVHTTYDGIADALENAGLESIDSVHAILFDLGVSSMQLDEADRGFAYSVDAPLDMRMDPTVGLTAADVLNTYTHGEIARVLSTYGEERFAGRIASAILRRRESEPFTTSAALVELLYASIPAATRRTGGHPAKRTFQALRIEVNGELDSLETAVPAGLDALTVGGRVVFMSYQSLEDRVVKKELAPRVKSRSPEGLPVELPGMGPEFRLLTKGAERASEQEIEENPRSAPVRLRAAERIARRSA
- a CDS encoding N-acetyltransferase; its protein translation is MRTVATDAETTPYLVDLSAQEIRRRLPEALAIYVDAMGYPQGTEYHRAPMWSEHVLRPGWRGVGAILPTEESPLVAVAYGYRGARHQWWHQQVRDGLLRSGASAEHADFILADYFELTELHVSPSAQGHGLGDALTRRLLSDRPERSVLLSTPEVEGENNRAWRLYRRLGFEDVLRNFTFAGDRRPFAVLARALPFE
- a CDS encoding SAV_6107 family HEPN domain-containing protein, which translates into the protein MATKVLAEMRPPVSPRARVLLGRADVLLSGSVGADTVSDQFLDCYMAALRGAAAILEAAPISTSRARSRSAWVLLAKAAPELESWAEYFSGFSSTRAALQAGVSRSIDASAADEFYREVGRFLHLVEDFIGAESRLDRVASYPRSMSA
- a CDS encoding DUF3040 domain-containing protein yields the protein MPLSEHEQRMLDQIESALYAEDPKFASHVRSGRMRTASSKRRFQAAALFVLGLVLLVAGLALPFKPGGFPVVSLVGFAFMFGAGVLFLLGGPGKGGSAPQEDAASSGAADSKSSGQKSKPKPGRKGGGFTSRMEDRFRRRFEQE
- a CDS encoding NAD(P)/FAD-dependent oxidoreductase — translated: MIDVVVVGSGHNALTSACYLAAAGLSVEVLEKDSIMGGGVSSVERFPGHRVDRGSSAHIMVRHTGVIEELGLSDHGLRYIECDPWAFAPGAPGTDEPAIVFHRDLDATCESVARACGGADARAYRRFVDKWGPRSARTMRAFSAPPTGGNLLRSFWGLDAPSGGSALSREFLTTGDALLDEAFSSERLKAALAWFGAQSGPPMSEPGTAPMVGFAALMHTVPPARAVGGSGALVEALVSKLQSDGGQVTVDDGVESLTPSSGHWTTRTRSGRMVRSKMIVAGCHILTTLDLLAAGGHDRRQIESWRRGIRVGPGLGMAVRLATSALPRYPGAESATSGLQLLVRDRAQLRLAHGSALAGELPPQPAVLGMSFTAIEPSVAPEGEHQISLWSQWHPHTLSGGRRWRTSESGVHPRDLAETEADRVVDQLESHAPGFRDSILHRHVQSPADIERELGMIGGNIMHVEMSLDQMMMWRPIPQLAQHRVPGARGLYLTGASTHPGGGVSAASGRSAARIAIADSRAGRVRRWLGERVR